A genomic segment from Coccinella septempunctata chromosome 3, icCocSept1.1, whole genome shotgun sequence encodes:
- the LOC123309148 gene encoding activating transcription factor 3, with amino-acid sequence MYNLNISLAETAAHAANNLLIETNGPTPRTPEILNSLIAMTNPLDNYFGDGSHKVKNGPPTNVSTDSNSSSSSQLESPTANNPPSVQHTCSQLIKAGLKLTIEQKRKLQQDCDDFLDLDKLPKRPRKTECSESEEDKTKLDSGLTPEDEERRRRRRERNKIAATKCRLKKRERTANLITESETLETQNLELKNQVHELQQQKRTLEEVLAHHRPQCQHQIKQATRDALYKLPPVSSVIENHSYSHSNHSFDRTAQMSYSRSNSPCLNFANYVKNNQYKNPPKIIVEEINDNSVLITNLDNPHVHQNYYNQCHNYPSQSYSSSSGLGNGCLA; translated from the exons ATGTATAACCTGAACATTAGTTTGGCCGAAACGGCTGCGCATGCGGCCAACAATCTACTGATAGAAACTAATGGACCTACGCCTAGGACACCGGAGATTTTGAATTCTCTGATCGCCATGACAAATCCCCTCGATAACTATTTTGGAGATGGTAGTCACAAG GTCAAAAACGGGCCTCCAACGAACGTCTCCACGGATTCAAACTCCTCCAGCTCTTCCCAACTGGAATCGCCAACAGCCAATAATCCGCCCAGCGTCCAACACACATGCTCCCAACTGATAAAAGCGGGACTCAAACTGACGATCGAACAGAAGCGAAAACTGCAGCAGGACTGTGACGACTTCCTTGACCTCGATAAACTCCCAAAAAGGCCAAGGAAAACCGAGTGTAGCGAGAGCGAAGAGGATAAGACCAAGTTGGACAGCGGG TTGACCCCCGAAGACGAGGAAAGACGCAGACGAAGAAGAGAGCGCAACAAAATCGCCGCCACAAAATGCCGTTTGAAGAAACGCGAACGCACCGCCAACTTGATCACCGAATCCGAGACCCTGGAAACTCAAAATTTAGAATTGAAGAATCAGGTGCACGAGCTCCAGCAACAGAAACGCACTCTGGAGGAAGTACTAGCCCATCACCGTCCCCAGTGTCAACACCAAATCAAACAGGCGACAAGAGACGCCCTGTATAAACTTCCCCCCGTGTCATCGGTGATAGAGAACCATTCCTACAGCCACTCAAACCACAGTTTCGACAGGACGGCACAGATGAGTTACTCTAGGTCCAATTCGCCCTGTCTGAATTTCGCGAACTACGTGAAAAATAACCAGTATAAAAATCCACCCAAGATAATCGTCGAAGAAATCAACGACAACTCGGTGCTGATTACGAACCTTGACAACCCCCACGTTCACCAGAATTATTACAATCAGTGTCACAATTACCCGAGTCAAAGTTACAGCAGTTCTTCTGGACTGGGTAACGGCTGTTTAGCGTGA